The following proteins come from a genomic window of Phnomibacter ginsenosidimutans:
- a CDS encoding M20/M25/M40 family metallo-hydrolase, whose protein sequence is MKRSLPLFALLLCSFFAQAQADKVRQLVQQRQQQLLQEYLQFVAIPNVMGDSINIHRNAAFIQQMMERRGIATQILTLPIKGASPLVVGQVKVPGATTTMGFYAHYDGQPVNPAQWAKGLSPFTPQLTTDRLDRGGSFVPGNAVPAVIPEKMRLYGRGSADDKAGVFAIIAAYELMKQSGQQPKANLTFIFEGEEEVGSIHLDDYFTQHKALLKADLWMICDGARHVTGRKQLVFGVRGDINAELKVYASARPLHSGNYGNWAPNAAMRLAQLLASMKDDKGMVTIPGFYDDVQPLSKAEKEAIAQIPDVVPTLQTELMMIHPDGDGRNFQELLNIPTLNINGFAAMNVGSMASNIIPAEATAALDLRLVKGNTVEGQFNKVKRYIESKGYTVLDHEPTAEERKKYPLIAKLTMNDGAYPAQKTPMDLPIAQQVIAAIQSTTTDAVIKIPTVGGSLPLYMFETILQSLPVSIGIVNYDNNQHAENENLQISFLLEGIVTMAAVMGVH, encoded by the coding sequence ATGAAGCGAAGCCTGCCTCTTTTTGCCCTGCTGTTGTGCAGTTTTTTTGCACAGGCACAAGCCGATAAAGTACGCCAGCTGGTACAGCAGCGCCAGCAGCAACTGTTGCAGGAGTACCTGCAGTTTGTAGCCATTCCCAATGTCATGGGCGATAGCATCAACATTCATCGCAATGCGGCTTTCATCCAGCAAATGATGGAGCGGCGGGGCATTGCTACGCAAATTCTCACCTTGCCCATAAAAGGTGCCAGCCCGCTGGTAGTGGGCCAGGTAAAAGTGCCCGGTGCCACCACCACCATGGGTTTTTATGCGCATTACGATGGCCAGCCTGTGAACCCCGCCCAATGGGCCAAGGGCTTGTCGCCATTTACACCACAACTTACCACCGACCGCCTCGACCGTGGCGGCAGTTTTGTACCCGGCAATGCGGTGCCTGCGGTCATTCCAGAAAAAATGCGACTCTATGGTCGGGGCAGTGCCGACGATAAAGCGGGGGTGTTTGCCATCATTGCGGCCTATGAGTTGATGAAACAATCGGGTCAGCAACCCAAGGCCAATCTCACGTTCATTTTTGAAGGCGAAGAAGAAGTGGGCTCCATACACCTCGACGATTATTTTACCCAACACAAAGCCTTGCTGAAAGCCGACCTATGGATGATATGCGATGGTGCCCGCCATGTAACGGGTCGTAAGCAACTGGTGTTTGGGGTACGTGGCGATATAAACGCCGAACTGAAAGTGTACGCTTCAGCACGACCCTTGCACAGTGGCAACTATGGCAACTGGGCGCCCAATGCGGCCATGCGACTGGCGCAACTACTGGCCAGCATGAAAGATGACAAAGGCATGGTCACCATCCCCGGTTTTTATGACGATGTGCAGCCGCTCAGCAAAGCAGAAAAGGAAGCCATTGCACAAATACCCGATGTGGTGCCTACGCTACAAACAGAATTGATGATGATTCATCCGGATGGCGATGGCCGCAATTTTCAGGAGTTGCTGAATATTCCTACGCTCAACATCAACGGTTTTGCGGCTATGAATGTGGGCAGCATGGCCAGCAACATCATTCCTGCCGAAGCCACGGCAGCATTGGATTTGCGCCTGGTAAAAGGGAATACGGTGGAAGGACAGTTCAACAAAGTAAAACGCTACATCGAAAGCAAGGGCTACACCGTACTCGACCATGAGCCTACCGCAGAAGAGCGGAAAAAATATCCGCTGATTGCCAAACTAACGATGAACGATGGTGCGTACCCGGCACAGAAAACGCCGATGGATTTGCCCATTGCTCAACAGGTGATTGCAGCCATTCAATCTACCACAACAGATGCGGTGATTAAAATACCCACTGTGGGTGGTAGCCTGCCGCTCTACATGTTTGAAACCATTTTGCAATCGCTGCCGGTGAGCATTGGCATTGTGAACTACGACAACAACCAGCATGCCGAAAACGAAAACCTGCAAATCAGTTTTTTGCTGGAAGGCATTGTAACCATGGCAGCTGTCATGGGTGTGCATTAA
- a CDS encoding MmcQ/YjbR family DNA-binding protein — MHLEQFRQYCLSLPATEETLPFDEDTLVFKVAGKMFALANMTVFESINLKCDPEQAIELRERYAAVLPGYHMNKQHWNTVLIDGSISNQLLLQWTKDSYDLVVQSLPKKLRAMHGL, encoded by the coding sequence ATGCACCTCGAACAATTTCGCCAATACTGCCTTTCGCTGCCGGCTACGGAAGAAACCCTGCCCTTTGATGAAGACACGCTGGTGTTTAAAGTGGCGGGCAAAATGTTTGCCCTCGCCAACATGACGGTGTTTGAAAGCATCAACCTGAAGTGCGACCCCGAGCAGGCCATTGAACTGCGGGAACGATACGCCGCCGTACTGCCCGGCTACCACATGAACAAGCAACACTGGAACACCGTATTGATCGATGGCAGCATATCCAATCAGCTGCTGCTACAATGGACCAAAGACTCCTACGATTTGGTGGTACAGTCGCTACCCAAAAAACTGCGGGCTATGCACGGCCTTTGA
- a CDS encoding L-threonylcarbamoyladenylate synthase, with protein MAIHVRIHPDNPQPRLIAQVVECLLRDGVIIYPTDTVYAIGCSMHSREALTRIARIKNSDPAKALLSFVCHDLSDLSKYARQLDTPTFRLLKQHLPGPFTFILPASKEVPKMMQSKKSTIGLRVPENNIALAIASALGHPILSASVPAELPEDLADPDLIMENFERLVDMVVDGGMGEIEPSTVVDLTADSPVVIRKGKGDWEE; from the coding sequence ATGGCTATTCATGTACGCATTCATCCCGATAATCCGCAGCCCCGGTTGATAGCACAGGTGGTGGAGTGCCTGCTGCGGGATGGCGTTATTATTTATCCCACCGACACGGTGTATGCCATTGGCTGCAGCATGCACAGCCGGGAGGCACTCACCCGCATTGCCCGCATTAAAAACAGCGATCCGGCCAAGGCGCTGCTCAGTTTTGTGTGCCACGATTTGAGCGACCTGAGCAAATATGCCCGCCAGTTGGATACGCCCACATTCCGCCTGCTGAAACAGCACCTGCCCGGTCCGTTCACCTTCATTTTGCCGGCCAGTAAGGAAGTGCCCAAAATGATGCAGAGCAAAAAATCGACCATTGGTTTGCGGGTGCCCGAAAACAACATTGCTCTCGCCATTGCGTCAGCATTGGGGCATCCTATTTTATCGGCTTCGGTGCCAGCTGAGCTACCCGAAGACCTGGCCGACCCGGACCTCATTATGGAAAACTTTGAACGACTGGTAGACATGGTAGTAGATGGCGGCATGGGCGAAATAGAACCCTCAACCGTGGTAGATCTTACCGCCGATAGCCCCGTGGTGATTCGGAAAGGAAAGGGCGATTGGGAGGAGTGA
- a CDS encoding phosphatase PAP2 family protein, translating into MITTNLIAPLRKWLLWPMALLGWQQTAHAQVSKSDTANYLQSYWYNGIGLLKRPLHFNAEQWITASGSLVFVGSMIALDEPINIPLQTWNSPGAVQFGKAGDAAGGLPVQLGISGSAILLGSVAKQPGLLQFGLDNLQAQAMTGGVTLLVKNLFHRARPETGNGAFRWYGPINGWGNESFYSGHTAMAFSTANMIFLHSKKKWWVGVLSFGAATAVGISRMQQQKHWSSDVVMGAIMGTAISSWVYKQQEKRRTTRKQLKLAY; encoded by the coding sequence GTGATTACAACCAACCTGATAGCTCCCTTACGCAAATGGCTGCTGTGGCCCATGGCCCTGCTGGGCTGGCAACAAACTGCCCATGCACAAGTGAGCAAAAGCGACACGGCCAACTACCTGCAATCTTATTGGTACAATGGCATTGGCCTGTTGAAACGGCCGCTGCATTTCAACGCCGAACAATGGATTACTGCCAGCGGCTCGCTGGTGTTTGTCGGCTCTATGATTGCGCTGGACGAACCCATTAATATTCCCCTGCAAACCTGGAACAGCCCCGGTGCCGTACAGTTTGGCAAAGCCGGCGATGCAGCCGGTGGATTGCCCGTGCAGCTGGGCATTAGCGGCAGCGCTATTTTGCTGGGCTCCGTGGCCAAACAGCCCGGCCTGCTGCAATTTGGCCTCGATAACCTGCAGGCACAAGCCATGACCGGCGGTGTTACGCTGCTGGTCAAAAATCTTTTTCACCGTGCCCGCCCCGAAACCGGCAATGGTGCTTTTCGCTGGTACGGGCCCATCAACGGCTGGGGCAACGAAAGCTTTTACAGCGGCCATACCGCCATGGCTTTTAGTACGGCCAACATGATTTTTTTGCACAGCAAAAAGAAATGGTGGGTGGGCGTACTGAGTTTTGGTGCCGCTACTGCTGTGGGCATCAGCCGCATGCAGCAGCAAAAACACTGGAGCAGCGATGTAGTAATGGGCGCCATTATGGGCACGGCCATCAGTAGCTGGGTGTACAAGCAGCAGGAAAAAAGAAGAACCACGAGGAAGCAGTTGAAGCTGGCGTATTGA
- a CDS encoding NifU family protein has protein sequence MIQTGNPVISIYTEMTPNPETMKFVANKLLYPGKSIDFPDEASAAPSPLAKELFTFPFIKSVFIASNFVTLTKTNETEEWMDVIPTVKQFLKEYLENGGVVVNEEELAASKAQKVASNTVAADDDDVVKRIKELLENYVKPAVEMDGGAIQFKSYTDGVVNLALQGSCSGCPSSMITLKAGIEGMMKRMIPEVQEVVADAE, from the coding sequence ATGATACAGACAGGCAATCCCGTAATCAGCATTTATACCGAAATGACGCCCAACCCCGAAACCATGAAGTTTGTGGCCAACAAACTCCTTTACCCGGGCAAAAGCATCGATTTCCCCGATGAAGCCAGCGCCGCTCCTTCGCCCTTGGCCAAAGAGCTGTTTACCTTTCCCTTCATCAAAAGCGTATTCATCGCCAGCAACTTTGTTACCCTCACCAAAACCAACGAAACGGAAGAGTGGATGGACGTCATCCCTACCGTGAAGCAGTTTTTGAAAGAATACCTCGAAAACGGTGGCGTGGTGGTAAACGAAGAAGAACTGGCCGCCAGCAAAGCCCAAAAAGTAGCCAGCAACACCGTGGCTGCCGATGATGATGACGTGGTAAAGCGCATCAAGGAACTGCTGGAAAACTACGTGAAGCCCGCTGTAGAAATGGACGGTGGCGCCATCCAGTTTAAAAGCTATACCGACGGCGTGGTAAACCTGGCCCTGCAAGGCAGCTGTAGCGGTTGCCCCAGCAGCATGATTACCCTCAAAGCCGGCATCGAAGGCATGATGAAGCGCATGATTCCTGAAGTACAGGAAGTAGTGGCCGATGCGGAATAA
- a CDS encoding DUF4199 domain-containing protein yields the protein MKNIAHEIKWAVIFIVAGMAWMLLEKLTGLHDKHIDMHPIVTNLFMVVAIAVYWFALSAKRKANGGTITFKKAFVSGLLMTLFITVLTPLWQYVSVEIISPDYFKNVTEYSVAQKLMTADEAAAYFNLRNYIISSLMFAPVTGIVTSALIALIVSRKKLV from the coding sequence ATGAAAAACATAGCACATGAAATAAAATGGGCCGTCATTTTTATAGTGGCTGGCATGGCATGGATGCTGCTGGAAAAACTTACCGGCCTGCACGACAAGCACATCGACATGCATCCCATTGTTACCAACCTGTTTATGGTTGTGGCCATTGCGGTGTACTGGTTTGCTTTGAGTGCCAAGCGTAAAGCCAATGGCGGCACCATCACATTTAAAAAAGCGTTTGTCAGCGGTCTGTTGATGACGTTGTTCATTACTGTGCTTACTCCGCTGTGGCAGTATGTGTCGGTAGAAATTATTTCGCCCGACTATTTTAAAAACGTAACGGAGTACAGTGTGGCACAAAAACTGATGACAGCAGATGAAGCTGCTGCATATTTCAACCTGCGCAACTACATCATCAGTTCGCTGATGTTTGCACCGGTTACAGGTATTGTTACCTCGGCATTGATTGCGTTGATTGTGAGCCGCAAGAAATTGGTGTAG
- a CDS encoding OsmC family peroxiredoxin, which produces MKRNATAVWNGSGKEGHGHLTTQSTVLQQTQYSFNSRFAEGVGTNPEELVAAAHAGCFTMKLSFVLGGMELTPESLETTCTITLDNGTITNSHLVVTGKVPGATAEQFAAAVKDAEANCPISKLYNCSITSEATLV; this is translated from the coding sequence ATGAAAAGAAATGCAACTGCCGTTTGGAACGGTTCTGGTAAAGAAGGCCATGGCCACCTCACTACACAAAGCACCGTGCTGCAACAAACGCAATATTCATTCAACAGCCGTTTTGCAGAAGGCGTAGGCACCAACCCCGAAGAGCTGGTAGCCGCTGCACATGCGGGCTGCTTCACCATGAAACTCAGCTTTGTGCTCGGTGGTATGGAACTAACGCCCGAATCGTTGGAAACGACCTGTACCATTACGCTGGATAATGGCACGATTACCAACAGCCACCTCGTTGTAACAGGCAAAGTACCTGGTGCTACAGCGGAGCAGTTTGCGGCGGCAGTAAAAGATGCGGAAGCCAACTGCCCCATCTCGAAGTTGTATAACTGCAGCATTACTTCGGAAGCAACATTGGTATAA
- the pnuC gene encoding nicotinamide riboside transporter PnuC, with translation MQELFQQVWSGLQQTTPLEFVAVMAGIASVFFSRKEHILVYPVGLVNTIIFIYLSFKYHLPGEAVVNFYYTVMSIYGWWLWAKKDQQQQPVMHVSFSSRKEWQQQLLFAAVCYVALYGFILLMRQWFAKEAIPWADAFASATAFTGMWLMAKKKVESWYWWIATNIASIPLYFVKGLVFTSVQYVVLLLLAVAGLVGVES, from the coding sequence ATGCAGGAACTATTTCAACAAGTCTGGAGCGGTTTGCAGCAAACCACGCCCCTCGAATTTGTAGCAGTAATGGCTGGTATCGCCAGTGTTTTTTTTTCCCGCAAAGAGCACATATTGGTCTATCCGGTGGGGTTGGTCAATACCATCATTTTCATTTACCTCTCTTTCAAGTACCACTTGCCCGGCGAAGCGGTGGTCAATTTTTATTACACGGTCATGAGCATTTACGGCTGGTGGTTGTGGGCCAAAAAAGACCAGCAACAGCAACCCGTGATGCACGTAAGTTTCAGCAGCCGCAAAGAGTGGCAACAGCAGTTGTTGTTTGCCGCTGTTTGCTATGTGGCTCTCTACGGTTTTATTCTACTGATGCGCCAGTGGTTTGCCAAAGAAGCCATTCCCTGGGCCGATGCTTTTGCCAGTGCTACCGCCTTTACCGGCATGTGGCTCATGGCCAAAAAGAAAGTGGAAAGCTGGTACTGGTGGATCGCTACCAACATCGCCAGCATACCGTTGTACTTTGTAAAAGGGCTGGTGTTTACCAGTGTGCAATATGTGGTGCTGCTGTTGCTGGCTGTAGCCGGCTTGGTGGGCGTGGAGAGCTAA
- a CDS encoding Rieske (2Fe-2S) protein: protein MSAVDKQYRWFKVAESAAELFNTGRSLVQVSVAGKDICITRHQQALYGCAAKCPHASGRMADGWVDALGNVVCPLHRYKFSLSTGRNTSGEGYFLRTYPVKETDDGLYVGIEVLL, encoded by the coding sequence ATGTCTGCTGTTGATAAACAATACCGCTGGTTTAAAGTAGCCGAAAGTGCGGCCGAGCTGTTCAACACCGGCCGCAGTCTGGTGCAGGTATCGGTGGCTGGCAAAGACATTTGCATAACCCGCCACCAGCAAGCATTGTATGGCTGCGCTGCCAAATGCCCACATGCCAGTGGCCGCATGGCCGATGGTTGGGTAGATGCGCTGGGCAATGTGGTGTGCCCGCTGCACCGCTACAAGTTTTCGCTGAGCACGGGTCGCAATACCAGTGGCGAAGGTTATTTTTTGCGCACCTATCCCGTAAAGGAAACTGACGATGGTTTGTATGTAGGCATCGAAGTGCTGTTGTAA
- a CDS encoding ATP-dependent helicase, with amino-acid sequence MQDILAGLNEQQREAVTHKDGPLMIVAGAGSGKTKVLTTRIAYLMGHHGVDAFNILALTFTNKAAAEMKERIQKILGNGEARNLYIGTFHSVFARILRGEAQHLGYPSNFTIYDTDDSRGVIKTVVQELNLDDKTYKPNVVGNRISAAKNALITPEEYLSDSHIQAEDARQNRPAIGRIYDAYCKRCFKNGAMDFDDLLLKMYELLRDFPPVLHKYQHKFKYVMVDEYQDTNTTQYQITKLLAAAHENLCVVGDDAQSIYSFRGATIENILQFQKDYEDVKVVKLERNYRSTGTILNIANEVIKNNKNQLPKELWTEAEAGDKVKIVRVISDNDEGRYVADAIQENKLRNHFNNGDFAILYRTNAQSRAYEECLRRSNIPYRIYGGISFYQRKEIRDFIAYLRVIVNTRDEEALKRIINYPARGIGKTSIEKLVIVANEKNMQMWQVLEQAQNVGIRGGSLESMQAFVQMIKYFQSMLKTSNAYEVAFQVGKHTGLVKELFNDKSAEGLARYENIQELLNSIKEWVDDAENRSMIDEDGTLIEDSITQPTAGYVAPETAPIPERDPTAATNSGGTLFDMASTPDSNSPAKDAAATASLGTYLQQITLLTDADKNDDENADVVKLMTIHASKGLEFPCVFVGGMEETLFPSGMSINTREELEEERRLFYVAVTRAKKNCGSRMRKAATNLGRWWPMSRAAFWKKYPANMPIVLWPVVACAIRAAWALVVPVPLNDCMVAAVAEATVPLLQNADTVRLRASKPPAQSQATLALHSRPKWWSIHHPPTL; translated from the coding sequence ATGCAGGATATTTTAGCAGGATTGAATGAGCAGCAGCGGGAAGCCGTAACGCACAAAGACGGACCGCTGATGATTGTGGCTGGTGCCGGCAGTGGCAAAACCAAAGTACTCACCACCCGCATTGCCTACCTCATGGGGCATCACGGGGTAGATGCCTTCAACATTTTGGCCCTTACGTTTACCAACAAGGCCGCAGCCGAAATGAAAGAACGGATTCAGAAAATACTGGGCAATGGCGAAGCCCGCAATTTGTATATCGGTACGTTTCATAGTGTGTTTGCCCGCATACTGCGTGGCGAAGCACAACACCTGGGCTACCCCAGCAACTTTACTATTTACGATACCGACGATAGCCGCGGCGTTATTAAAACCGTGGTGCAAGAACTGAACCTCGATGATAAAACCTACAAGCCCAATGTGGTAGGCAACCGCATCAGCGCTGCTAAAAACGCCCTCATTACCCCCGAAGAATACCTGAGCGACAGCCACATACAGGCAGAAGATGCCCGCCAAAACCGCCCTGCTATCGGCCGCATTTACGATGCCTATTGCAAACGCTGTTTTAAAAACGGCGCCATGGATTTTGACGACCTGCTGCTGAAGATGTATGAACTGCTGCGGGATTTTCCGCCAGTGCTCCACAAGTACCAGCACAAATTCAAATACGTGATGGTGGATGAGTATCAGGATACCAACACCACCCAGTACCAGATAACCAAACTGCTGGCTGCCGCCCACGAAAATCTCTGCGTGGTGGGCGATGATGCGCAAAGTATTTACAGCTTCCGTGGTGCTACCATCGAAAACATCCTGCAGTTTCAAAAAGATTACGAAGATGTAAAAGTGGTGAAGCTGGAACGCAATTACCGCAGTACCGGCACCATTTTGAACATTGCCAACGAGGTCATCAAAAACAACAAAAACCAATTACCCAAAGAGCTGTGGACCGAAGCTGAAGCCGGCGATAAAGTGAAAATTGTGCGGGTCATCAGCGACAACGATGAAGGTCGTTACGTGGCAGATGCCATTCAGGAAAACAAACTGCGCAATCATTTCAACAATGGTGATTTTGCCATTTTGTATCGTACCAATGCGCAAAGCAGGGCGTATGAAGAATGCCTGCGTCGCTCTAATATTCCGTACCGCATTTACGGCGGCATCAGCTTTTATCAGCGCAAAGAAATCCGGGATTTTATTGCCTACCTGCGGGTGATAGTAAACACCCGTGATGAAGAAGCATTGAAGCGCATCATCAACTACCCGGCGAGGGGCATTGGCAAAACCAGCATTGAAAAACTGGTGATAGTAGCCAATGAAAAAAACATGCAGATGTGGCAAGTGCTGGAACAGGCGCAAAACGTAGGCATTCGTGGTGGCAGCCTCGAAAGCATGCAGGCTTTTGTGCAAATGATCAAGTATTTCCAGAGCATGCTCAAAACCAGCAATGCGTATGAAGTAGCCTTTCAGGTGGGCAAACACACAGGTTTGGTAAAAGAACTCTTCAACGATAAAAGTGCCGAAGGTTTGGCCCGCTACGAAAACATTCAGGAGTTGCTCAACTCTATTAAAGAATGGGTAGACGATGCCGAAAACCGCAGCATGATTGATGAAGACGGTACGCTGATTGAAGACAGCATTACCCAACCAACTGCAGGTTATGTGGCACCAGAGACTGCACCAATACCAGAACGAGACCCTACAGCAGCTACCAACTCTGGCGGCACTTTGTTTGACATGGCATCAACCCCTGATAGCAATAGCCCTGCAAAAGACGCCGCTGCTACCGCATCTCTGGGTACCTACCTGCAACAAATTACCTTGCTGACCGATGCCGATAAAAACGATGATGAAAACGCCGACGTGGTAAAGCTCATGACCATCCACGCATCAAAGGGGCTGGAGTTTCCATGTGTGTTTGTGGGCGGCATGGAAGAAACCTTGTTTCCCAGCGGCATGAGCATCAACACCCGGGAAGAGCTGGAAGAAGAACGCCGGTTGTTTTATGTAGCCGTAACCAGGGCCAAGAAAAACTGTGGCTCACGTATGCGCAAAGCCGCTACAAATTTGGGCAGGTGGTGGCCAATGAGCCGAGCCGCTTTTTGGAAGAAGTACCCGGCCAATATGCCGATCGTACTATGGCCGGTGGTGGCCTGCGCAATCAGGGCGGCATGGGCTTTGGTGGTGCCAGTGCCTTTGAACGATTGCATGGTGGCGGCCGTGGCGGAAGCAACAGTGCCGCTGCTGCAGAACGCAGATACGGTGCGCCTCCGGGCAAGCAAGCCGCCAGCACAAAGCCAAGCTACGTTGGCCCTGCACAGCCGCCCAAAGTGGTGGAGCATACACCATCCTCCGACTTTGTAG
- a CDS encoding CDGSH iron-sulfur domain-containing protein, which yields MDYTQLPKVAKCEPTAVQVEAGKTYAWCTCGLSEKQPLCDGGHKACWTEDANGELQKHFVSLKFTAEKTEEVWLCNCKQTKNPPFCDGSHKQVKA from the coding sequence ATGGATTATACTCAATTGCCCAAAGTAGCCAAATGCGAACCGACCGCTGTACAAGTGGAAGCCGGTAAAACCTATGCCTGGTGTACCTGCGGCCTCAGCGAAAAGCAACCGCTTTGCGATGGTGGCCACAAAGCCTGCTGGACAGAAGACGCCAACGGCGAATTGCAAAAGCATTTTGTAAGCCTGAAGTTTACTGCCGAAAAAACAGAAGAAGTATGGCTGTGCAATTGCAAGCAAACCAAAAATCCGCCTTTCTGCGATGGCAGCCACAAGCAGGTGAAAGCCTGA
- the meaB gene encoding methylmalonyl Co-A mutase-associated GTPase MeaB translates to MSSSLYTGLQQPLLSGHIKSLSRCISLVENEVPGTADFLEALPASATPVIGITGPPGAGKSTLVDGLIHHWVTAGKKVGVLCVDPSSPFNLGALLGDRIRMSEWYNHPQVFIRSLASRGSLGGLHPHIVEITDVMKAAGFDYVLVETVGVGQSEVEIAGLADCTVVVVVPEAGDEIQTMKAGLMEIADVFVVNKADRPDADMFVKNLRQMLAPAFMTRQHEIAVVKTVAQQREGIDALTTAITDVLQLGATNERRSWLLAEKAWHLIQQQRMKNLSKAQLKQAIAELLHSEFNLYQFVRQYVQA, encoded by the coding sequence ATGTCATCTTCGTTGTATACCGGATTGCAGCAACCATTGTTGAGCGGCCATATTAAGTCGCTTAGCCGTTGCATTTCTTTGGTAGAAAACGAAGTGCCCGGCACGGCAGATTTTTTGGAAGCATTGCCTGCTTCGGCCACACCCGTTATCGGCATTACTGGTCCGCCGGGTGCTGGTAAAAGCACACTGGTAGACGGCCTCATCCACCATTGGGTAACTGCCGGCAAAAAAGTAGGGGTGCTGTGTGTCGATCCTTCTTCGCCTTTTAACTTGGGCGCCTTGTTGGGCGATCGCATCCGCATGAGTGAATGGTACAATCATCCGCAGGTATTTATCCGTTCGCTGGCCAGCCGCGGTTCGCTGGGCGGCCTGCATCCGCACATTGTAGAAATTACTGATGTAATGAAAGCCGCAGGCTTTGACTATGTGCTGGTAGAAACAGTGGGTGTGGGCCAAAGCGAAGTAGAAATTGCCGGACTGGCCGATTGCACCGTGGTAGTGGTAGTGCCCGAAGCCGGCGATGAAATTCAAACCATGAAAGCGGGCCTGATGGAAATAGCCGATGTGTTTGTGGTCAACAAAGCCGACCGACCTGATGCGGATATGTTTGTAAAAAACCTGCGCCAAATGCTGGCGCCGGCCTTTATGACAAGGCAACATGAAATAGCCGTGGTAAAAACAGTAGCCCAGCAACGGGAAGGTATTGATGCACTGACTACAGCCATAACGGATGTGCTACAGCTAGGCGCTACCAACGAACGCCGCAGCTGGCTGTTGGCTGAAAAAGCATGGCACCTGATACAGCAGCAACGCATGAAAAACTTGAGCAAGGCGCAACTAAAACAAGCCATTGCCGAACTCCTGCACAGCGAGTTTAATTTGTACCAATTTGTTCGGCAGTACGTGCAGGCATAA